A genome region from Bacteroidota bacterium includes the following:
- a CDS encoding YkgJ family cysteine cluster protein, translating into MSFNQEQFQKQAKRDELANQKLFARIKRAKPKDLDTQVHRLHDEAFEKIDCLECANCCKTTSPIFYQTDIERVAQSLRMKPGAFIEKYLHLDEDGDYVLNSAPCPFLDAENYCLVYADRPKACREYPHTDRKRVYQIADLTMRNTMVCPAVLYIADKLRNIYPQ; encoded by the coding sequence ATGAGTTTTAATCAGGAGCAGTTTCAGAAACAGGCAAAGCGTGACGAGCTGGCCAATCAAAAGCTTTTTGCGCGTATCAAGCGTGCAAAGCCAAAAGATCTAGATACGCAGGTACACCGCCTGCACGATGAGGCTTTTGAAAAAATCGACTGTCTTGAATGTGCCAACTGCTGCAAGACCACCAGTCCGATTTTTTATCAGACCGATATTGAGCGTGTGGCGCAAAGCCTGCGCATGAAACCGGGCGCATTTATCGAAAAGTATCTCCACCTCGACGAAGACGGTGACTATGTGCTGAATTCGGCCCCCTGTCCTTTTCTCGATGCCGAAAACTATTGTCTTGTATATGCGGATCGCCCGAAAGCCTGCCGCGAATACCCGCATACCGACCGCAAGCGCGTGTATCAGATTGCCGATCTGACCATGCGCAACACAATGGTTTGCCCGGCAGTTTTGTATATTGCAGATAAACTCCGAAATATTTACCCCCAATGA
- a CDS encoding TonB-dependent receptor: MKFTISLRTLFTVLFLFSLFSLSAQTGILRGRVTDAATNEPVLFAIVSLQNTSKGTTTDTAGRFEFRNLEAGLYNVQVNLLGYKAKTEFEVLVTNIKPTEIEISLESDARSTDTVTITASPFAKTLESPVSLRSIGTAEIERTPGGNRDISRTIQSLPGVASPPSFRNDIIIRGGAPNENRFFLDGIEIPNINHFATQGSSGGPVGLLNVNYIREVDFYSGAFPATRGNALSSVFDFKMKDGNSERIITTGTLGSSDVGLTFDGPLGKNTTFIVSARRSYLQFLFQALGLPFLPTYNDFQFKTKTKFGDKGELTFLGLGAIDQFALNLEQNETEEQRYILEVLPVQEQWNYMTGATYKHFLNNGTLFFALSRNMLNNTSTKYFKNDESDPNNLTLKYISQESENKFRFEHAIYTNGWKFTYGTGAELVRYTNDTYQKLSTPAGIVTIDFNSKLVFMKYALFAQASKRLLDERLTLSLGLRTDFADYSDEMKNPLDQLSPRFSASYALNEKWSVNMNAGRYYQLPAYTVLGFRNNAGELVNKTNGVSYISANHLVAGVEYAPWNNARITVEGFYKTYSNYPFVLSDSVNLANLGADFGVIGNTAVASIGEGRSYGLEFLIQQKLYKGFYGIAAYTFVRSEFTTKTGDYAPSAWDNGHIVTLTGGRKFKKGWELGVRWRFQGGAPFTPVDVQRSSLINVWNVSGQGLPDYNRINSERLEVAHQLDVRVDKKWFLKKLSLNLYFDVQNIYNYKQTLPPTLVLDRDANGNPIIDPNNPNAYQTKFLENTNGLLQPTLGIIIEF, translated from the coding sequence ATGAAATTCACTATTTCACTTCGCACGCTTTTTACCGTACTCTTTTTATTCAGCCTGTTTTCGCTCAGTGCACAAACGGGCATTTTACGCGGCCGTGTAACCGATGCCGCCACCAACGAGCCGGTGCTGTTTGCCATTGTAAGTCTGCAGAACACCAGCAAAGGCACCACCACCGATACAGCCGGCCGTTTCGAATTCCGCAACCTCGAAGCCGGGCTTTACAACGTGCAGGTAAATCTGCTTGGCTACAAAGCCAAAACGGAGTTTGAGGTGCTGGTCACCAACATCAAACCCACTGAAATTGAAATCAGTCTCGAATCAGACGCGCGCAGTACCGATACGGTGACCATTACCGCCTCGCCTTTTGCCAAAACGCTGGAGAGCCCGGTTTCGCTGCGCAGCATTGGCACAGCCGAAATTGAACGCACCCCCGGCGGCAACCGCGATATTTCGCGCACCATCCAGTCGCTGCCCGGTGTGGCCTCGCCGCCATCTTTCCGCAACGATATTATTATTCGCGGCGGTGCGCCCAACGAAAACCGCTTTTTCCTCGATGGTATTGAAATTCCGAACATCAACCACTTTGCCACGCAGGGATCATCAGGCGGGCCGGTGGGTTTGCTGAATGTAAACTACATACGCGAAGTGGATTTTTACTCGGGCGCTTTTCCGGCCACACGCGGCAATGCACTGAGTTCGGTGTTTGATTTTAAAATGAAAGACGGTAACTCCGAACGCATTATCACCACCGGTACACTCGGCTCGAGCGATGTGGGGCTTACGTTTGACGGGCCGCTGGGTAAAAACACCACGTTTATTGTATCAGCAAGGCGCTCCTATCTGCAGTTTTTGTTTCAGGCGCTTGGCCTGCCGTTTTTGCCTACGTACAACGATTTTCAGTTTAAAACAAAAACCAAATTCGGCGATAAGGGTGAACTTACGTTCCTCGGACTGGGTGCCATTGATCAGTTTGCGCTCAATCTTGAGCAAAACGAAACCGAAGAACAACGCTACATTTTAGAAGTACTGCCTGTTCAGGAACAATGGAATTATATGACGGGCGCTACTTACAAACACTTCCTCAACAACGGAACGCTGTTTTTTGCGTTGAGCCGGAACATGCTCAACAATACATCCACCAAATATTTCAAAAACGACGAAAGCGACCCGAATAATCTTACGCTAAAATATATTTCGCAGGAAAGCGAAAACAAGTTCCGTTTCGAACATGCCATTTATACAAACGGCTGGAAATTTACTTACGGAACCGGCGCCGAACTTGTGCGCTATACAAACGATACCTATCAGAAACTTTCCACACCCGCAGGCATTGTCACCATCGACTTCAACTCGAAACTGGTGTTTATGAAATATGCCCTGTTTGCGCAGGCCAGCAAACGTTTGCTTGACGAACGTCTCACACTTTCGCTTGGCTTACGCACCGATTTCGCCGATTATTCAGACGAGATGAAAAATCCGCTCGATCAGCTTTCACCGCGTTTTTCGGCATCGTATGCACTAAACGAAAAATGGTCGGTGAATATGAATGCGGGGCGTTACTACCAGTTGCCCGCCTACACAGTACTTGGCTTCCGCAACAATGCCGGCGAGCTGGTGAACAAAACCAACGGTGTAAGCTATATCAGCGCCAACCACTTAGTGGCCGGTGTGGAATATGCGCCCTGGAACAATGCGCGAATTACCGTAGAAGGCTTTTACAAAACGTACAGCAATTATCCGTTTGTACTCAGCGACTCGGTGAACTTAGCCAATCTGGGCGCTGATTTCGGGGTAATTGGCAATACAGCCGTTGCATCAATTGGCGAAGGCCGCAGCTATGGTCTGGAGTTTTTGATTCAGCAAAAACTGTATAAAGGTTTTTACGGTATTGCCGCCTACACCTTTGTACGCAGCGAGTTTACCACCAAAACCGGCGACTATGCCCCTTCGGCCTGGGACAATGGGCACATTGTTACACTCACCGGCGGACGCAAATTCAAAAAAGGCTGGGAGCTTGGCGTGCGCTGGCGTTTTCAGGGCGGCGCACCTTTCACACCTGTTGATGTGCAGCGTTCATCGCTCATAAACGTATGGAATGTGAGCGGACAAGGCCTGCCCGACTACAACCGCATAAACAGCGAACGCCTCGAAGTGGCGCATCAGCTTGATGTGCGTGTGGACAAAAAATGGTTCCTCAAAAAACTCTCGCTCAACCTGTATTTCGACGTACAGAATATTTACAACTACAAGCAAACCCTTCCACCCACGCTTGTGCTCGACCGCGATGCCAACGGCAATCCCATCATTGACCCGAACAATCCGAATGCTTACCAGACCAAGTTTTTGGAAAACACAAACGGTTTGCTTCAGCCTACATTGGGTATAATTATAGAGTTCTAA
- a CDS encoding MarR family transcriptional regulator translates to MNSLSHRYRLLEELLQELDLYQQSAPEKEDMAGFTGWLVNRSRVAKVSAELAPAATPDAGLWDDFLQLDSQLTALVGFMQRYAKLYSKKALAGTPLQSLDEFTYLAALTGSQGMSKTELIHRNAHEKTSGLEIIRRMVRLGLLEELSDPADRRSTLVKHTALGQQVMFAVASRMKEVSGLVTGTLSEEEKFQLVHLLGKLDGFHREVYLHHRDKTLEELNTLRKTHAG, encoded by the coding sequence ATGAATTCACTTTCGCACCGATATCGCCTGCTGGAAGAGTTGCTGCAAGAGCTTGATCTTTACCAGCAGTCGGCGCCGGAAAAGGAAGATATGGCCGGTTTTACGGGCTGGCTGGTAAACCGCAGCCGCGTGGCGAAAGTGTCGGCTGAACTTGCTCCGGCCGCTACGCCCGATGCCGGACTTTGGGACGATTTTCTGCAACTCGATTCGCAGCTTACCGCGCTGGTGGGCTTTATGCAACGCTACGCCAAGCTGTACAGCAAAAAGGCGCTGGCCGGTACGCCGCTTCAGTCGCTCGATGAGTTTACCTACCTGGCTGCCCTCACCGGCAGTCAGGGCATGAGTAAAACCGAACTCATTCACCGCAATGCGCACGAGAAAACATCAGGGCTCGAAATCATCCGCCGCATGGTGCGTCTGGGCCTGCTCGAAGAACTCAGCGACCCGGCCGACCGCCGCAGCACGCTGGTTAAACATACTGCACTCGGGCAGCAGGTAATGTTTGCCGTAGCCTCGCGCATGAAAGAAGTGTCGGGCCTGGTGACCGGCACTCTGAGCGAGGAAGAAAAGTTTCAGCTGGTACATTTGCTCGGCAAACTCGATGGTTTTCACCGCGAAGTATATCTGCATCACCGCGATAAAACGCTTGAGGAGCTGAACACCCTGCGCAAAACGCATGCAGGCTAA
- a CDS encoding YdeI/OmpD-associated family protein: MNTSIETYFTDGCGRCALGGTPDCKVRKWPNELKALRHIVLSCGLTEEVKWGVPCYTFQKNNVLIVSAFKDNCTLSFFKGSLLSDTDKILVKPGEESQAARLIRFTSVKQIVQLEDVLRAYIFEAIEVEKAGLKVKFKSTEEFAVPEEFQRRLDADAALKKAFQALTPGRQRGYLIHFAQAKQTKTREARIDKCIPMIMRGTGMGDQMR; this comes from the coding sequence ATGAATACCAGCATTGAAACTTACTTCACCGACGGCTGCGGCCGCTGTGCGCTGGGCGGCACGCCCGACTGCAAGGTGCGCAAATGGCCGAATGAGCTGAAGGCGTTGCGGCATATTGTGCTTTCGTGCGGGCTTACCGAGGAAGTGAAATGGGGCGTGCCCTGCTACACGTTTCAGAAAAACAATGTACTTATTGTAAGTGCGTTTAAAGACAACTGCACACTGAGTTTTTTTAAAGGCTCGCTGCTGAGCGATACGGATAAAATTCTGGTAAAGCCCGGCGAGGAATCGCAGGCGGCAAGGCTTATCCGGTTTACCAGTGTAAAGCAGATTGTGCAGCTTGAAGATGTGCTGCGTGCCTATATTTTTGAAGCAATTGAAGTAGAGAAAGCCGGGCTGAAAGTGAAATTCAAATCGACTGAAGAGTTTGCGGTGCCCGAAGAATTTCAGCGCCGGCTGGATGCCGATGCGGCCCTGAAAAAAGCGTTTCAAGCACTTACGCCCGGCCGGCAGCGTGGCTACCTCATTCATTTTGCGCAGGCCAAACAAACCAAAACCCGCGAGGCACGCATTGATAAATGTATTCCTATGATTATGCGCGGCACAGGCATGGGCGATCAGATGCGTTAG
- the floA gene encoding flotillin-like protein FloA (flotillin-like protein involved in membrane lipid rafts), with the protein MNQNTLYLIGAAAAFILLIFFFYLVPLGLWFSALLSGVRVPIIQLIAMRIRKVPPSMIVNAMINSHKAGLKLTRDELEAHFLAGGHVQSVVNALISADKANIPLDFKSATAIDLAGRDVFLAVQMSVNPKVIDVPPVAAVAKDGIQLVAKARVTVRANIRQLVGGAGEETILARVGEGIVTSIGSAASHKLVLENPDSISKLVLSKGLDSGTAFEILSIDIADVDVGKNIGAELQMAQANADKNIAQAKAEERRSLAVALEQENKAKAQEARAKVIEAEAQIPMAISEAFRSGNLGVLDYYKLQNVQADTEMRQSIANPNKNNPNPPAK; encoded by the coding sequence ATGAATCAAAATACGCTTTACCTCATTGGAGCGGCTGCAGCCTTTATCCTGCTCATTTTTTTCTTTTACCTCGTGCCGCTGGGCCTCTGGTTTTCGGCCCTGCTCTCGGGCGTGCGTGTGCCCATTATTCAGCTCATTGCCATGCGCATTCGTAAAGTGCCGCCGAGCATGATTGTAAATGCCATGATTAACTCGCACAAAGCCGGACTGAAACTCACGCGCGACGAACTGGAGGCGCATTTTCTGGCAGGCGGACATGTGCAGTCAGTAGTAAATGCACTTATCTCGGCCGATAAGGCCAATATTCCGCTCGACTTCAAATCGGCCACCGCCATTGACCTTGCCGGGCGCGATGTATTTCTGGCCGTGCAAATGTCGGTAAACCCGAAAGTGATTGATGTGCCGCCCGTGGCTGCGGTGGCCAAAGACGGTATTCAGCTTGTGGCTAAAGCACGTGTAACCGTGCGGGCCAACATCCGCCAGCTTGTGGGCGGCGCGGGCGAAGAAACCATTCTGGCGCGTGTGGGCGAAGGCATTGTAACTTCTATCGGTTCGGCAGCCAGCCATAAATTAGTGCTCGAAAATCCCGATTCGATTTCCAAACTCGTGCTTTCGAAAGGCCTCGATTCGGGCACCGCGTTCGAAATTCTGTCCATTGATATTGCCGACGTGGACGTAGGCAAAAACATTGGTGCCGAACTGCAGATGGCGCAGGCCAATGCCGATAAAAACATTGCCCAGGCCAAAGCCGAAGAACGCCGCAGCCTTGCCGTGGCGCTCGAACAGGAAAACAAGGCCAAAGCGCAGGAAGCCCGCGCCAAAGTAATTGAAGCCGAAGCGCAAATTCCCATGGCCATTTCCGAAGCCTTCCGCAGCGGCAACCTCGGCGTGCTCGACTACTACAAACTGCAAAACGTGCAGGCCGATACCGAAATGCGCCAGAGCATTGCCAACCCGAATAAAAACAATCCTAATCCTCCCGCCAAATAA
- a CDS encoding MFS transporter, whose amino-acid sequence MLNELKNRRVGMLVLVAALGYFVDIYDLVLFGMERTNSLNDILGATLKGDELKTAVKNTGISLLNIQMIGMLVGGIAWGIIGDKKGRLSVLFGSIITYSVANILNGMVEDTTTYALLRFVSGFGLAGELGAGITLVSESMSKENRGWGTMLVASVGLCGAVVAGYVGEFIDNWRWSYYIGGGMGLLLLLLRIGVYESGMFSEMKQSDVKRGDFLMLFRSWKQLAKYFNVILVALPVWYVMGILITFCPEMGRAMGMPDDQLPVPREAIKYAYIGITIGDVASGWLSQVLRSRKKSLAVFLSLTVLCVVFYFLAAAKSQTMFYIVCGVIGFATGFWAVFMSAASELFGTNIRSTVTTTAPNFVRGGTVLLTFLFQFFGTGLTFSLGLNNVTSAIITGVITFTVAFIALWKLEETYGKDLNYTEQ is encoded by the coding sequence ATGCTCAACGAACTCAAAAACCGCCGCGTAGGCATGCTGGTGCTGGTAGCCGCACTGGGCTACTTTGTGGATATTTATGATCTGGTGCTGTTTGGCATGGAACGCACCAACAGCCTCAACGATATTCTCGGCGCCACCCTGAAAGGCGATGAACTCAAAACAGCCGTAAAAAACACCGGCATCTCGCTGCTCAATATTCAAATGATCGGTATGCTTGTGGGAGGCATTGCCTGGGGCATTATCGGCGATAAAAAGGGAAGGCTTTCAGTGTTGTTCGGATCAATTATTACGTATTCGGTTGCCAATATTCTGAACGGGATGGTGGAAGATACCACTACCTATGCCTTGCTGCGCTTTGTGTCGGGCTTTGGTCTTGCCGGCGAACTGGGCGCGGGAATTACGCTGGTAAGCGAAAGCATGAGCAAGGAAAACCGGGGCTGGGGCACCATGCTGGTGGCTTCGGTAGGGCTGTGCGGCGCTGTGGTGGCAGGCTATGTGGGCGAGTTTATCGACAACTGGCGCTGGTCGTATTACATTGGCGGTGGCATGGGCTTGTTGCTGCTGCTGCTGCGCATCGGGGTGTATGAATCGGGTATGTTTTCGGAAATGAAGCAGAGCGATGTGAAGCGGGGCGATTTTCTGATGCTGTTCAGAAGCTGGAAACAACTTGCCAAATATTTCAATGTAATTCTGGTGGCGCTGCCGGTGTGGTATGTAATGGGCATTCTCATTACCTTCTGCCCCGAAATGGGTCGCGCTATGGGCATGCCCGACGATCAGCTGCCCGTGCCGCGCGAAGCCATCAAGTATGCTTACATCGGCATCACCATAGGCGATGTGGCCAGCGGCTGGCTCAGTCAGGTGCTGCGAAGCCGTAAAAAATCGCTGGCCGTTTTCCTTTCGCTTACCGTGCTTTGCGTGGTGTTTTACTTTCTGGCCGCCGCAAAATCGCAAACCATGTTTTACATTGTGTGCGGCGTAATTGGTTTTGCCACCGGTTTCTGGGCTGTATTCATGTCGGCCGCTTCTGAATTGTTCGGAACAAATATTCGTTCAACTGTGACCACCACAGCGCCTAATTTTGTGCGCGGGGGCACAGTGCTGCTCACCTTCCTGTTTCAGTTTTTCGGCACAGGACTTACGTTCAGCCTCGGACTCAACAATGTCACTTCGGCCATTATTACCGGAGTAATTACCTTTACGGTAGCCTTTATTGCCCTCTGGAAACTCGAAGAAACCTACGGCAAAGACCTTAATTACACCGAACAATGA
- a CDS encoding CoA-binding protein translates to MSSLKTVVIGASENTERYSNRAVRMLKKHGHEVVAVGLREGEIEGVKIDAGKPAAENVHTVTLYVGPANQAAWLDYIASLKPQRLILNPGTENEHITQWAKQQGIEPVEACTLVMLSVGTY, encoded by the coding sequence ATGAGCAGTTTGAAAACCGTCGTAATCGGCGCCTCCGAAAATACCGAACGTTACAGCAACCGCGCCGTGCGCATGCTTAAAAAGCACGGTCACGAAGTAGTGGCAGTGGGTTTGCGCGAAGGCGAAATTGAAGGTGTGAAGATTGATGCCGGCAAACCCGCTGCAGAAAATGTACACACGGTTACTTTGTATGTAGGTCCCGCCAATCAGGCAGCCTGGCTCGATTATATTGCCTCGCTAAAACCGCAGCGTTTAATTCTCAATCCCGGCACCGAAAACGAGCACATTACACAGTGGGCAAAACAGCAAGGCATTGAGCCGGTAGAGGCCTGCACGCTGGTCATGCTTTCGGTAGGCACTTACTGA
- a CDS encoding aspartate aminotransferase family protein, which yields MASQRELFLNYVAQTSPAPLALEIEKAEGVYLYDAAGKSYIDLIAGISVSNVGHRHPHVLAAIQAQLDKYLHLMVYGEYVQTPQVKLAEKLASLLPAPLSSTYFVNSGAEAIEGALKLAKRVTGRSGLVSFRNAYHGSTHGALSIMGSETFKTAYRPLLPDTLLLDYNNFGQLELINGQTAAVVIEPVQGEAGAIAPAPGFLEAVRRRCTETGALLILDEIQTGLGRTGKLFALEHSGIVPDILCLAKGLGGGLPIGAFVASQQHMQAFTERPVLGHITTFGGNAVCCAAALAVIETIEREKLTEGVAEREALVRRTLVHPAIHEVRGKGLLLAAVFSDFAFNKAVIDEAIARGVITDWFLFCDNALRIAPPLTISLEELQKSCGIILDAIHAVQARQ from the coding sequence ATGGCTTCGCAGCGCGAACTTTTTCTGAATTATGTGGCACAAACCAGTCCGGCCCCGCTGGCGCTGGAAATTGAGAAAGCCGAAGGCGTTTACCTGTATGATGCGGCGGGTAAATCCTACATTGACCTGATTGCCGGCATTTCGGTAAGTAATGTGGGGCACCGGCATCCGCATGTGCTGGCGGCTATTCAGGCACAGCTTGATAAGTACCTGCACCTGATGGTGTATGGCGAATATGTACAAACGCCGCAGGTGAAACTGGCCGAAAAATTAGCCTCGCTCCTGCCCGCTCCGCTCAGTTCAACCTACTTTGTAAATTCAGGCGCCGAGGCCATTGAAGGGGCGCTGAAATTAGCCAAGCGCGTTACCGGCCGCAGCGGGCTGGTGTCGTTTCGCAATGCCTACCACGGCAGCACACACGGCGCACTGAGCATTATGGGCAGCGAAACGTTTAAAACAGCGTATCGTCCGCTGCTGCCCGATACGTTGCTGCTTGACTACAACAATTTCGGGCAGCTGGAACTGATTAACGGCCAAACTGCCGCCGTGGTCATTGAACCTGTACAGGGCGAAGCCGGCGCCATTGCTCCCGCTCCCGGCTTTCTCGAAGCTGTGCGCCGCCGCTGCACCGAAACGGGCGCCCTGCTTATTCTCGACGAAATTCAAACCGGGCTGGGGCGCACGGGCAAACTGTTTGCGCTGGAGCACAGCGGCATTGTGCCTGATATACTTTGCTTAGCCAAAGGACTTGGCGGCGGGCTGCCCATTGGCGCATTCGTGGCTTCGCAGCAGCACATGCAGGCCTTTACCGAAAGGCCCGTGCTCGGACATATTACCACATTTGGCGGCAATGCGGTGTGCTGCGCCGCTGCGCTGGCCGTGATTGAAACCATTGAGCGCGAAAAGCTGACTGAAGGCGTGGCCGAACGCGAGGCGCTGGTGCGGCGCACGCTTGTTCACCCTGCCATACACGAAGTGCGCGGAAAAGGCTTGCTGCTGGCGGCCGTGTTCAGCGATTTTGCCTTTAACAAAGCGGTGATTGACGAAGCCATTGCACGCGGCGTAATTACCGACTGGTTTTTGTTTTGCGACAACGCCCTGCGCATTGCGCCGCCACTTACTATAAGTCTTGAGGAGCTGCAAAAAAGCTGCGGAATTATTCTCGACGCCATCCACGCCGTGCAGGCCCGTCAGTAA
- a CDS encoding ATP-dependent Clp protease adaptor ClpS yields MKPFNAVFSPETEQDDVLLLDEQVKELHDLILYNDDINTFDWVIDSLVKICRHDPLQAEQCAHLVHFTGKCGVKRGSPRELKPMCEALLNRGLSAKIE; encoded by the coding sequence ATGAAACCATTTAACGCCGTTTTTTCACCCGAAACCGAACAGGACGATGTCCTTCTTCTCGATGAGCAAGTGAAGGAATTGCACGACCTGATTTTGTATAACGACGATATCAATACTTTCGACTGGGTAATTGACTCGCTCGTGAAAATTTGCCGTCATGATCCGCTTCAGGCCGAGCAGTGTGCGCATCTTGTACATTTCACCGGCAAGTGCGGCGTAAAACGCGGCTCTCCGCGTGAGCTTAAGCCCATGTGTGAAGCCCTGCTCAATCGCGGACTTTCGGCCAAAATTGAGTAA
- a CDS encoding M48 family metallopeptidase, giving the protein MKRIAFGLFAFALLSAWSCARVPVTKRRQFNLLPESTLIGMSVTEYQGFVTKNPVAPGTDANVVLVRKVGSKLQASINSYLAKHKNLKRVAGYKWEFNVVNDSKTINAWCMPGGKVMVYTGILPVTKDEAGLAVVMGHEVAHAIARHGNERMSQQLSIQLGGMALSVAMSQKPEQTQQIFQQVYGVGASLGALAYSRKHETEADKIGLCFMAMAGYNPTEAVGFWERMAKATGQGPPQFLSTHPSNEQRIKDIKAFLPTAMKYYNGTATTKAPAGN; this is encoded by the coding sequence ATGAAACGAATTGCTTTTGGCCTGTTCGCTTTTGCATTGCTTTCGGCTTGGTCGTGCGCCCGTGTGCCCGTTACCAAACGCCGGCAGTTTAACCTGCTGCCTGAGTCCACTCTTATTGGCATGTCTGTAACGGAGTATCAGGGTTTTGTAACTAAAAATCCGGTGGCACCGGGTACGGATGCCAATGTGGTGCTGGTGCGTAAAGTAGGTTCCAAACTTCAGGCATCCATCAACTCTTACCTTGCCAAACACAAAAACCTGAAACGTGTGGCAGGCTATAAGTGGGAGTTTAACGTAGTAAACGACAGCAAAACAATAAACGCCTGGTGTATGCCCGGTGGTAAAGTAATGGTATATACCGGCATTTTACCTGTAACCAAAGACGAAGCCGGATTGGCCGTAGTAATGGGGCACGAGGTGGCACACGCCATTGCCCGCCACGGTAACGAACGCATGAGCCAGCAGCTTTCTATTCAGCTTGGCGGCATGGCGCTTTCTGTGGCCATGAGCCAGAAGCCTGAGCAAACACAACAAATTTTCCAGCAGGTGTATGGCGTGGGCGCCTCGCTTGGCGCGCTGGCCTACTCACGCAAACACGAAACCGAAGCCGATAAAATCGGTCTCTGCTTTATGGCTATGGCCGGCTACAACCCTACCGAAGCAGTTGGGTTCTGGGAACGCATGGCCAAAGCTACCGGACAGGGTCCGCCGCAGTTTCTGAGCACACACCCCAGCAACGAGCAGCGCATTAAAGACATCAAAGCTTTTTTGCCCACGGCCATGAAGTATTACAACGGCACAGCCACCACAAAAGCGCCTGCGGGCAACTAA